From Hirundo rustica isolate bHirRus1 chromosome 1, bHirRus1.pri.v3, whole genome shotgun sequence, a single genomic window includes:
- the GORASP1 gene encoding Golgi reassembly-stacking protein 1 — translation MGLGSSSEGPGGGAEGFHVHGVQENSPAQQGGLEPFFDFIIAIGHTRLNKENNMLKDLLKANAEKAVKLEVYNIKTMKIREVEVIPSNMWGGQGLLGASVRFCSFQGANEHVWHVLDVEPSSPAALAGLQPYTDYVVGSDQILQESEDFFSLIESHEGKPLKLMVYNTEADSIREVVVTPNGAWGGEGSLGCGIGYGYLHRIPTQSLTSKKKPESKSASPSPEAGTPVPSTNGYTETPLLAPTSQNDSSETVMNLDHSTEMSGYTPQSSLSPPPPLQRVMDPGFLDMSGISVSEFTSLTEGGSSLSPSASYTMPAAGASAGPETLMADSEVSAYFENASTLDPDGLTPYPEGSGKQPTLDDLLPSIPSLPSLDLPHDISSQPTLGTDADKQESKLLVNSTESSLTTAPETPEHEVASEQKGEAAAQGPE, via the exons ATGGGGCTGGGTTCCAGCTCCGAgggccccggcggcggcgccgaGGGCTTCCACGTGCATGGG GTTCAAGAGAACTCCCCAGCCCAACAAGGAGGACTGGAACCTTTCTTTGATTTCATCATTGCCATAGGACACACGAGGCTT AACAAGGAAAACAATATGTTGAAAGACCTGCTGAAGGCAAATGCTGAGAAGGCAGTGAAGCTGGAGGTGTATAACATCAAAACAATGAAAATCCGAGAGGTGGAGGTGATCCCCAGTAACATGTGGGGAGGACAAGGCCTCCTTGGAGCCAGCGTGAGGTTCTGCAGCTTCCAGGGAGCCAATGAACACGTCTGGCATGTTCTG GACGTTGAGCCTTCATCTCCTGCGGCTCTGGCTGGTCTCCAGCCGTACACTGACTACGTTGTTGGATCTGATCAGATTCTCCAGGAG tcagaggatttcttttctctgattGAATCCCATGAGGGGAAGCCTCTGAAGCTGATGGTTTATAACACTGAAGCAGATTCCATCCGAGAGGTAGTTGTGACTCCCAATGGAGCTTGGGGTGGAGAAGGAAG TTTAGGATGTGGTATTGGATATGGCTATTTGCACAGAATTCCAACACAGTCCCTGACATCAAAGAAAAAGCCAGAAAGCAAATCAGCTTCACCCTCACCAGAAGCTGGAACTCCTGTGCCATCCACTAATGGTTACACAGAG ACTCCATTGTTGGCACCTACCTCTCAGAATGACAGCTCTGAAACCGTTATGAACTTGGATCATTCCACAGAAATGAGTGGTTACACACCACAAAgttccctttctcctcctccccctctccaGAGAGTTATGGATCCAG GATTTCTAGATATGTCTGGAATTTCAGTTTCTGAGTTCACAAGCTTAACAGAAGGAGGGTCCAGCCTGTCCCCATCTGCCTCCTACAccatgccagcagcaggagcttctGCAGGCCCTGAGACATTAATGGCAGATAGTGAAGTCTCTGCTTATTTTG AAAATGCCTCCACTTTGGACCCTGATGGTTTAACCCCGTATCCTGAAGGATCAGGCAAGCAGCCCACACTGGATGACCTCCTGCCTTCAATTCCATCTTTACCTTCTCTTGATCTTCCTCATGACATTTCTTCTCAACCAACACTAGGAACTGATGCTGATAAGCAGGAATCCAAGCTGCTTGTGAACAGCACTGAGAGCTCACTAACCACTGCTCCAGAGACACCAGAGCATGAAGTAGCAAGTGagcagaaaggagaagcagctgcacAAGGTCCTGAGTGA